The genome window TACGGTTTTACGTACGACGGAACGAATTTCTGGTACATCGATTCCACACATCGATCCTTGTATCGAGTTGATCCTTCGGGAAGGCAAGAATCGTTTTCCCTGAACATTCCGTTTTTGACCGGGATCAATTTTGATCCGCGTGAAGGGAGAATTTTCGTCGGTGCGAGAAAGCTCGTTTTGAAAGTGGAGCCGAACACCGGCGGAGTTACGGAAAGAATTCCGGTTCCGATCGAAAAGATCGGAGGAATTGCAAGTCAGGATTCGCTATTATACATTCTCGATCAGGAGAATGGAAAGATTTCCATCTTAGATAAAGCTACCGGTAAGTTGATCGGAGGTTTTTTAACCGACCGCGCGCAACCGAGGGATTTGGCTTTTGCAAGAGATTCGATTTGGGTCTCCGATTCTTCGGACGGTAACATTTATCGATATAACCCGAACAACGGATCCATTACCGGGTCGATCAAAACTCCTTCCAAGGAAATCCGCGGAATGGTTTTTTTGGGAAGCCGAATCTTCGTGGTCGATCGCACCGGAAAAGAAGTGAGAAAAGTTTCGTTCGTCGAAACCGATCGATTTATCGCTTCGGGTGAAACGACTCATACGATGAAAGTTCGCATAACGTTTTCGTTAAACGAACTCTCGATCGCCGGGGGTTCTCTCGGAATTTTTCAACCTCCGACGACGGAACATCAAAGAATTCGAAATTTAAAGATGACTACGCCCGGATTCAAACAGGATTTTATCGGAAACGGAAGGGCGTTCGTAAAGGTATTGGGCGTGGACGACGTCAAAGGAAAACAAACCTTAGAATATTCTTTCGAAGCGAGAACACAGAATATTCGTTATTACGTGACGGACGACTTTTTGGAAAAGAAGGAAAGAATCGGAGACGATCTTAGACCTTTCCTAAAGGGTGAACCTCTCGAGGTTCAAAAGAATTCGTATTATGTGGATAAGATCTTCGACGCGCGATTGTTCCGCAGCACCATGCCTTCTTTAAAAAAGAGTCTTTTGGATTCCGGAGTTCCTGTTCGTTCCCAATATACGGCGACGATCTCCGGACAGAATTCGGTTTCCTTTAAAGATACGATAGACGTTTATATTCCGGGTTTCGGTTGGGCTCCCGTGCAAGCGGTAAAACCCGCATCGGACGAATCTTCCCGCGTGTTTAAGAAAGGAGAAGAAAGCATCGACTTATTTCGCGCGGAAAACTGGGACGAAATTCAATCTCCGATTTTCTACAAGAGCCGGAATTCGGAAGAATGGAAAAATCTTCCGGCCGAGATTCAAGTTATTTTAGAGTAAGCGAGAGAATTCGCAAATTTTTTTGATCGGAGATCCAGATTTCTTTCAAATAGAAAATTATGATCTTTGTCGGAACAATGAAGTATTTAGCCGTCGTTAACTCATGTGGGAACTCATACGAAAACGAATCGAATTTTACGGAGAGTTCAAAATCTCGTCGAAGAGACTTAATTTGTAGGATCTCCCACCCTTTGAAAAAACTTGCGCGCTTGTAAGAAAAGGGTCATGCTTCTTCCGATCATAAGCAGTACAAGGGAAAGCCAAAGAAGATGATTGTCCTTCTGGATTTTTCCGAGATACGCCATCGGAAAAAAGAACAACGCCGTACTGATCAACATGGAGTTGCGGAGAATTCTTCCTTGCGTAAGTCCGATAAAAAAACCGTCTAGGATGAAAGCGATCGCTCCGATTTCCAAAACGGGCAACAACCAAATTCGATACTCGTTTAATAAAATTCGGACCGATTCGCTTTTGGTGATTAAGCCGAACGTAAAATTCGGAAATATAAAAAGAACCGCGAGAAAGATCGAAGTGAAGAAAATACTATTATAAAGCGCGAGATACAAAAGTTCCTTCAACAATTTCCAATTCTTTTCTCCGTAGATATTTCCTGCGAGACTTTCGGTCGCGAACGCCGCTCCGTCCACCAAATACGCGCTTACTAAAATCAACTGAAGAAGAATCGTGTTAGCCGCTAAAATTTCGGTTCCTGCTTCCGAGCTGAAATTACGAAACAAACTGAACGTAAGAATCAGAAACAAGGTCCGTAAAAAAATGTCTTTGTTGAGATGGAGTAGGGAAGAAAATCCGTGCATCGACAACAAACCTTTGTCGCGTAACAAAGAAATTTTTAATTCCGGGAGAATTCTCAATTCTCTCAAAAATAAAACGATAAATACGGCCAACATCCCGAATTGACTGATGCTCGTAGCGAGTCCCGCTCCGTATGCTTCCCATCCTAAAAACAAAATAAACCAAACGTCGAGAGCAACATTGATTCCGTTTCCGATGATGGTAGCGATCAGAACATAAGAACTTTTTTCTCTTCCTAAAAACCAACCGGTAAAAACGTAATTGCAAAGAACGGCGATCGAACCCGGAATTCTTGAATCGAAATACGAAAGACCGGCCTCCTTTACGTTCGGACTTCCTTCTAAAATTCGAAATCCGAATTCCCGTATCCAAGGAGAAAACAAAAGGATCAAGAACCCGAAAAAAAAAGCCAATACGATCGAACGGGCGAGAATAAAAAGGGATTCTTTTTCATTCTTTTCTCCGGAGGCTTGCGCCGTTAGACCGGTGGTTCCCATTCTTAAAAAACCGAACATCCAAAAGATAAAATCAAATAGGATCCCCGAAAGCGCAGCTCCGGCCATAAAGATATGAGTATCAAGATTTCCTAATATGGCTGTGTCCGCTAGACCGGTTAGCGGAACGGTGATATTCGCAAGAATGTTGTAAAATGTAAGTCGGTAAAATCTGAATTTCAATCAGCTCAGCCTGTCCATAACGCAAGAAGCCGTAATATCGCCGGTGACGTTGATCGTAGTTCTGCACATATCCAGAAATCGATCCACGCCTAAAATGATTCCGATTCCCTCGGTCGGAATTCCCATTCCTGTAAGAATCGTGGCTAAGATCACGATTCCGATTCCGGGCGTGCTCGGTGTTCCGATCGACGCACCGACCGTTGCAAACAAAAGGAAGATCAATTGCGTGGGGGCTAAATCGATTCCATAATACTGGGCTAAAAAGATCGTCGCCACCGCTTGATAAAGGGCCGTCCCATCCATATTGATCGTAGCTCCGACCGGTATGATGAATTCGGCGATGTTCTTTTTGACTTTTAAATTTTCAGTAGCGGTTTGGATCGAGACCGGCATTACGGCAGCCGAACTAGAAGTGGAAAACGCGAGCAACTGCAATCCTGCGATTTTGGAAAAGAATTCGATCGGATTTCTTCTGGCCAAGAAGATGAGAATGATCGAGTAAACGCCGATCACACAAAGAAGTCCGAGAAGAACCGTGCTCATATAAACGCCGAGCGTAATCAGAAGTTCTGTGCCGATCGAAGAAATTGCTTTTGCCATCAATCCGAAAACAGCAAACGGAGTTAGAGTCATCGCCCAGTTGACGATTTTCATGCTGATCTGAAAAACCGAATTCAAAAGTTCTAAGATCGGTTTTGAAAGTTCTTTCGATACGGAAAGGATGGCGATTCCGATGAGAATGGAAAAGACGATGACGTTTAACATTTCTCCCTGAGTAATCGATAAAAACGGATTCTTCGGGAAAAAGGACATGAATAATTCCGGGTATTTGTCCAAAGCGGGAATCTCCGTTGCTGCGGGTACCTTTGCGGTCAGAGCATTCTTAATTTGAATCGTCGATTTTCCCGGCTCCAACCAAAGCGCCAACGAGCTTCCGATGGCGACCGCAATGAAAGTTGTCAGAACAAAATAAATTAAGGTTCTAATTCCGAGTTTTTTAACGTTCTCGACGTTTTCAGCCGAACAAATTCCGAGAATAATAGAAGAGAAGATCAAAGGAATCATGATCATCTGTAAAAGGCTGATGAAGATGAGTCCCGGTATAACAAGCCACGCAGTAGTAAGTTGAGCGACATCCCTTTCGACTAAGGATAAATCAGATCCTAAGAGGATACCGGTAACAATTCCGGCAAACATCCCAAATAGGATTTTCAACCAGAGTTTTTC of Leptospira sanjuanensis contains these proteins:
- a CDS encoding NHL repeat-containing protein, encoding MDFTQVSFFRYLVAFVFFISTPIFSQDQEIKLTENAYGFTYDGTNFWYIDSTHRSLYRVDPSGRQESFSLNIPFLTGINFDPREGRIFVGARKLVLKVEPNTGGVTERIPVPIEKIGGIASQDSLLYILDQENGKISILDKATGKLIGGFLTDRAQPRDLAFARDSIWVSDSSDGNIYRYNPNNGSITGSIKTPSKEIRGMVFLGSRIFVVDRTGKEVRKVSFVETDRFIASGETTHTMKVRITFSLNELSIAGGSLGIFQPPTTEHQRIRNLKMTTPGFKQDFIGNGRAFVKVLGVDDVKGKQTLEYSFEARTQNIRYYVTDDFLEKKERIGDDLRPFLKGEPLEVQKNSYYVDKIFDARLFRSTMPSLKKSLLDSGVPVRSQYTATISGQNSVSFKDTIDVYIPGFGWAPVQAVKPASDESSRVFKKGEESIDLFRAENWDEIQSPIFYKSRNSEEWKNLPAEIQVILE
- a CDS encoding MATE family efflux transporter, whose amino-acid sequence is MKFRFYRLTFYNILANITVPLTGLADTAILGNLDTHIFMAGAALSGILFDFIFWMFGFLRMGTTGLTAQASGEKNEKESLFILARSIVLAFFFGFLILLFSPWIREFGFRILEGSPNVKEAGLSYFDSRIPGSIAVLCNYVFTGWFLGREKSSYVLIATIIGNGINVALDVWFILFLGWEAYGAGLATSISQFGMLAVFIVLFLRELRILPELKISLLRDKGLLSMHGFSSLLHLNKDIFLRTLFLILTFSLFRNFSSEAGTEILAANTILLQLILVSAYLVDGAAFATESLAGNIYGEKNWKLLKELLYLALYNSIFFTSIFLAVLFIFPNFTFGLITKSESVRILLNEYRIWLLPVLEIGAIAFILDGFFIGLTQGRILRNSMLISTALFFFPMAYLGKIQKDNHLLWLSLVLLMIGRSMTLFLQARKFFQRVGDPTN
- a CDS encoding dicarboxylate/amino acid:cation symporter; the encoded protein is MPVFEKLNSLNRKILELLKEKLWLKILFGMFAGIVTGILLGSDLSLVERDVAQLTTAWLVIPGLIFISLLQMIMIPLIFSSIILGICSAENVENVKKLGIRTLIYFVLTTFIAVAIGSSLALWLEPGKSTIQIKNALTAKVPAATEIPALDKYPELFMSFFPKNPFLSITQGEMLNVIVFSILIGIAILSVSKELSKPILELLNSVFQISMKIVNWAMTLTPFAVFGLMAKAISSIGTELLITLGVYMSTVLLGLLCVIGVYSIILIFLARRNPIEFFSKIAGLQLLAFSTSSSAAVMPVSIQTATENLKVKKNIAEFIIPVGATINMDGTALYQAVATIFLAQYYGIDLAPTQLIFLLFATVGASIGTPSTPGIGIVILATILTGMGIPTEGIGIILGVDRFLDMCRTTINVTGDITASCVMDRLS